The Neodiprion pinetum isolate iyNeoPine1 chromosome 5, iyNeoPine1.2, whole genome shotgun sequence genome segment ATTTATGTCTTTTCACACAACGCAAGTCAAACATTCTCTTTTTTGATGAACAATCCTTATCATGTACTCCCTTTGGATACCACGCTCTGGCTGATCCCAGgtttaaatataataagcaacgAGAATgacagaaaagaaacgataaaatttataatcctTACTCGATAGAATATacgatttttaaacaatcacctgtctctttctttttccatttgttcgatttaaatgattttttacgtACCAAACTATTTAAACAGTTTTGGAACATCGTAATGATCTGATGATCTCggcgttgaaaatattttttacgcaGCAAAAGTTTAAATCTGAATAATTGTGGAAAGTAAGGAGGAATAAAGTTGTGTAATTCTTTGATCCAATATAAATGAGCAAACCGCAGTAACACATGACTTACTCCTGAATCTGAAACATCTGACTGGAATTTTTTGTGAAGTAAAACCTGTAGgcattcaaagaaaaataaactagACGTAAAAATGGCAGACATCGATTGCCTAGGATTAAGTGAGCTGGATGCAAGCCTAATTTACGCCATGCTGGGCGAATTCATCGGATGTACTGCGATATGCTTTTTTGGCTGTGGAAGCTCTATGAAATTTGATCCCGAAGCACCGTTTTATATGTTTAGTGTCGCTCTAACTTTCGGCTTAATGTACACAGTTTGCACATTCATGTTCGCCGACATGTCGGATGCTCACTTCAACCCTGCCATTACTGCAGGACTAATGATCATTAATGAGGTAAAATCATACAACTGAACCGACGGTATTGACTAAACGTAAAAATGTTTGAGCCCAAGTTGCGCAGGTTTGAAAATCCAACCAGAAGTTGTATCAGACCTTCTCAATAGTCGTTAAAAACATGGTTTTCAACCCGAATCAAgccgaaattttgacaaagaaattttagaacttgatataaatatttctgaagtaaatatttttcttcgaaatgAATGTCAGTAACAACACCAAAAAATTGGTTACGTTTCGGCAGAGGTGGGgtccctcctcagaacgattatATTTACAGACGCATCtgtcacgaaaaaaaaatataataggTAACACAGGTTCGCTTCATGtccaagaaaaatatttacttcatCATTACCGAGTTCAATAAACcattattcataaatatttctaGACAAAGGTGCTGCGAGGTGCGCTTTACATTGTGATGCATCTATTTGGTTGCTGTCTTGGAGTTTTGTTGCTATTATGCGTAACTCCCTTCGACAGAGAGcggaaatttttctacagaaaTTATACACTCGGATACACAGCTCCCAGCGAGTACATTACAGCCACGCAAGCTTTGCTCATCGAAACGCTAGTCAGTAAGACAACCAAGAATAAAATTCCTCTATGAACGCAACAGTGCAATTGTCGAtgaatttgtaaaatgaaTTGTTCAACCCACAAGAAACTAAAATGGCAAACTGTAACAATACTGCTTTGTAATAGTGGAAACTTCTCCCCGCACGTCGCTAGTTCACAGGAATATGTTTTCTTACAGCATTCATGCTGATGTTGACTATTCTCCTGACAATGCGGACGAGTAACTCGAGTGTTCGTTTATTCGCACCTTTCGCGATTGGATCGATTTTTATAGCCGGTATCACCGCTTTTGGCTCAAACACCGGCGGATCATTTAATCCGGCAAGAAGTTTTGCACCAGCTCTGTTTGCCAGACACTGGAACGATCATTgggtaaatgaaaaaaaattgcgcgcAATCTAGTTTCAAGCAAGATTATACCAAAGTATCGtataatttgtcaaaattcagcCACCCCCTgttttctctttcaaatttcaaggaTAAAAGTCAGATTCaaatgcaaaaaatgaactttcttgaaacagataattttttcacttaaaGGTCTACTGGTTGGGACCGACTCTCGGTTCGGTGGTAGCCGCTTTTTTATACAAATGCATATTCAAGTCAGCAATTGAAGAGGGGGAAGAATTGGAAGAAGAAGACGTAATGGATAAACCCAACGATGAGGTAGCAAAATCGGGAGAAAAAGGatcgaaagaaagaagaggggaagaaaagaaactgtGAAAGTTTTAGAGCCATTCAATTTGATTATAGGGATAGAAATAATGCGTTGATAATAccagttgagaaaaaaaaacaactacaTGGATATGTGTAAATAACTGTATTGCAAAGTTTTATTCAATCCATGGATTTTTATTGCACCGATTGTTAATGCACTTctcattttataattaatatacatgtgttTTTATGTATATTCAGGTTCTATATGTAATTTCccaaatttttatgtacaATTGACGTAAATCTAATTTACATActacatgtataaaaaaaaaaaaatgttcacttGTCATTAGACAAAATCTGTTTAGCTTGTTTTGCGGGCATTCAGTTCAATTTATATACTTTGATTTCAatcggatgaaaaattcaacatattattacattattccaTAAAAAACGGACAAAATTTGACACGAATAAAGTGTTGCATGGATAAATTATGATTTACtaatacgagaaaaaaatttattacagctgaaggaaaaaaaaagaaaaacataacTGTTCAAAGAAGCTAAAAGTTAAATTCAACCTACACCTTTTGCAAGTAATTGTTCATTTTATGGTCTAACATTAAATCTGATAACAATTCCGCGTATCACTTCGTTTAAGGAGAAACGTTAAAAAAGAAGCGTACCgaaaaactttaaaaaacttgacaaTTAGCGCATTAGCGCTCTTGGCACCACTTTACTCGCGTCATATATTTTGATGTAGTAAAGTTTCCAAAATAGAAACCAATAATCTCTGTTAAGAATTTAATTTAGTGccgttattaatttttgaattaattaatgGATTAGAATATTTGATGaaagtgaatgaaaattatttcattctcaATGAAGATATCGAAAAACTTTATTCATGATGTGATAAAAACCATTTTGTCgctattataaataattactgGAAGCAATGTTTCATCTATGTACAAAAACCGCGTTTGATTCTATAATCGTGATtatgcgagaaaaaaaaataataataatatatatatacaacacTACATAAGTGTGTATCTATAATTCTAAATATATCGAAGACGTTTTAATTAATGTCATTACTGCAAACTGATAAATTTGATTACTGatgcatatgtatatctaCCTAATACACAAAACGAACACACACTGAAAAAAagtgagagaaagaaaaaagaagaaataattaacGTGAAATTCATAGAGTACAATGAGCTATCCAACTTATTAACAATccaatatgtataataagatACACCTGTGATTCGGATAttgatttttgtgaaaaagtgAATGATGAACGCAACGGTCTTTACGTCTATTAAACAGGTCTTTCTGAATCTGTCAATCTCAAAATTTCACCAACGAAAGCTGCTACATCTGTATCCTTAGCAGCGTGTACTTTTAAGAAACTAAATTCCaataattgattataattaGGCCGGGCAGTGTAGTCCTTCATTAGGCTggaagtagaaaaataattttccaaatttgttTCACATCTTGTTTCCACAAAACTCTGTCGCAAACAATCATCGGGAGCCAACAAAGAAAACATTCGAGAGTTTGAGAATTAATTTTCCCAAAGTAATGGCAACATagatgttgatttttttttttttttcataaactgTAGTTCCTTTCCCTCAAAAAACGTTGAATGTCTCTTCTGAATGTCCTGATAATTTTTACATGCAGAGTTACAAAGTggatgttctttttttctaaaccATCCTCGAGAAACACGCTTACCACTTGTTTATAAATTCCTCAAAGTCTGAAGAAAATTTACCAGGAGGCAATTTTGGGGCGTCATCTTTAACAACCTGCTTTAGTTGTTCAAACGGAGTACCCCACGAGGCATAAGGAAATTTTCCCATCGCCAGTTCAACGAGGGATATTCCTAGCGACCAAACGTCTGAGCGTATGTCATACTGCGAAGGATTACCTGTTGGGTCTATCCTTTCTGGctataaaaaataagtaaatctACTCCTTCTTCTTACTCTTTCGGCGTTAAATTGTGTGCGCAATAACTTTTTACATAATAACGTTCTTATATCTTTTACTTAGAGGCCCTGGAACAGGGCTTAcagtaaaaaattgagaaaagaCGACAAAGAAGGGGAGAAGAAATACGTACCGCCATATACGGTTTGCAGCCAGCATCTATGGTTTTTGCTACCGAATCTACGAGATAACCTGATATCCCAAAATCACAGATCTTCACCTCTCCTTTCTGATTTATCAATATATTACTCGGCTTTACATCCCTGTGTATAACGCGTAGCTGTGAGTAAAGATAGTGAAGTGCGCTAACTACCTAGAAGATGGAAAGAAAATGCTTTCAAATTTCCTAGTAGTCATACATATCAATGTGGAAACGACGAATCAAGTTGATTGATCCCGACAAGAAATTTTCCGCAATATGCGGATTATCGTTAAAACatcaataaaatgcacaaattAGCGTAAGAATAATACTTACAGCGAAAGCTATTTTTCCAAGTATATCTTCGGGAATTGATCGCCCAT includes the following:
- the lic gene encoding dual specificity mitogen-activated protein kinase kinase 6 isoform X2 encodes the protein MKHKQSGTIMAVKRITATVNTQEQKRLLMDLDVSMRSSACPYTVQFYGALFREGDVWICMEVMDMSLDKFYINVYEHGRSIPEDILGKIAFAVVSALHYLYSQLRVIHRDVKPSNILINQKGEVKICDFGISGYLVDSVAKTIDAGCKPYMAPERIDPTGNPSQYDIRSDVWSLGISLVELAMGKFPYASWGTPFEQLKQVVKDDAPKLPPGKFSSDFEEFINKCLMKDYTARPNYNQLLEFSFLKVHAAKDTDVAAFVGEILRLTDSERPV
- the lic gene encoding dual specificity mitogen-activated protein kinase kinase 6 isoform X1, with amino-acid sequence MASRKGKRNLRITMSEEAAVPLTPPRNLDKRTTITIGEKTFNVEADDLEVLCVLGRGAYGVVEKMKHKQSGTIMAVKRITATVNTQEQKRLLMDLDVSMRSSACPYTVQFYGALFREGDVWICMEVMDMSLDKFYINVYEHGRSIPEDILGKIAFAVVSALHYLYSQLRVIHRDVKPSNILINQKGEVKICDFGISGYLVDSVAKTIDAGCKPYMAPERIDPTGNPSQYDIRSDVWSLGISLVELAMGKFPYASWGTPFEQLKQVVKDDAPKLPPGKFSSDFEEFINKCLMKDYTARPNYNQLLEFSFLKVHAAKDTDVAAFVGEILRLTDSERPV
- the LOC124220148 gene encoding aquaporin AQPAe.a-like — translated: MADIDCLGLSELDASLIYAMLGEFIGCTAICFFGCGSSMKFDPEAPFYMFSVALTFGLMYTVCTFMFADMSDAHFNPAITAGLMIINETKVLRGALYIVMHLFGCCLGVLLLLCVTPFDRERKFFYRNYTLGYTAPSEYITATQALLIETLVTFMLMLTILLTMRTSNSSVRLFAPFAIGSIFIAGITAFGSNTGGSFNPARSFAPALFARHWNDHWVYWLGPTLGSVVAAFLYKCIFKSAIEEGEELEEEDVMDKPNDEVAKSGEKGSKERRGEEKKL